GCTCTTGTAGCGGTCCAGGCCCGCCTGGGTGAGCGGGAGTTCGCCGCTGGAGGCGAGGGCGGCGCAGTCCCGTCCCGGCAGGTCGTACACCACGAAGGTGGCGGTGATCGGCTGTCCGGACTTCTTCTGAGCGAGCGCCAGGTCGAGGTGGTCGGCCAGGCTCTTGCGCCCTGCGTTGGCCTCACCCCCGTGCACAGCCGCGATCCGGTCCAACCAGACGGCGGTCGGATAGCTCTTGACCTTTTCCATCTTGGCCTTGAGCGCGGCGTCGGAGGTCTGTGAGATGGACGTGTCCACGTGCTCGGCGTAGTCGGGGTTGAGGTAGAAGCTCGCCCCCGCGAAGGGGTTGTCGACATGCGCTTCCGCCGCTGCCGCGGACTGTCCCCCGATCTGGCCCGCCACCCCGAGCATCAGGGTGGCCAGGGCGGTGCCCAGGGCTGCCGACCGTCGTCGGTGCTTGCGCGGCAGCCAGGCGCCGTCGGCTCTGGTCGGGTTGGTCATGTGCCCTCCTCGGTGGTACGTGCGGGTGTGCCGGTCGTACGTCAGGAGCCGGTGCACTGCGGAGCGGGCGTGCCCGCGCCGCCGTTCGCGGTGAAGCCGAACGAGGTGGTGGCGCCGGGAGACAGGGCGCCGTTGTGGGCGGCGTTGCGGACGGTCGCGCGGCCCTGCGCCACGGTCAGGGAGCCGTTCCACAGGCTGGTGACGGTGGAGCCGCCCAGGTCCCAGCCGACGGACCAGCCGGTGAGCGGGCCGCTGCCGGAGTTCTTGACCGTCATCTCCGCCTGGTAGCCGCCGGACCAGGCCGAGACGACCTTGAACTGGGCGGTGCAGGACGTGGGTTGCGGCTCCGGGTCAGGGCCCGGATCGGGGTCGGGGTCGGGATCGGTGCCGTAGGTGAGGCCGTGCCCGTAGGCGAAGAGGGGGCTCTTGCCGTCGCCGTCGTTGATGGGCTGCTGGGAGGCGCTGCGCATCCATGTCATGGGGAGCTTGCCGGTCGGGGCGTGGTCGCCGAAGAGCACGTCCGACACTCCGCCGCCCTCGGTGCCGGGCAGCCAGGCCGCCAGCAGGGCGCGCCAGTCCGGCAGTTGGGCGGCGATGTCGAGCGGGCGCCCGGAGATCAGGACCACCACGACGGGCACCCCGCTGGCCTTGAGCCGGCTGAGGGTCTGCAGGTCTTCCTGGTCCAGCCCCATGCCGCCGGGTCGGTCGCCGTGCATTTCGACGTACGGGGTCTCCCCGACCACCGCGACGGCGGCGGTGTAGCTGGCGTCGATGCCGTTGCCGTAGCGGTCGTAGGTGATCCGGGACGGGTCGGTGGCGGCGGCGCGGATGCCCTTGAGGACGGTCGTGCCCTCGGTGACGGGCCCGCTGCGGCCCTGCCAGCCGAGAGTCCAGCCGCCGCTCTGGTTGCCGATGTCATCGGCGGACTTGCCGGCCACGAACAGCTTGGCGTTCTTCGCCAGCGGCAGTATTCCGCCGTCGTTCTTCAGCAGCACCTGCGACTGCCGCACGGCCTGCCGGGCCAGGGCCCGGTGTTCCGCGGAGCCCACGGTCGGGGTCAACGACCGGTCGGTGAGCGGCTTTTCGAACAGGCCGAGCTGGAACTTCTTGGTGAGGATGCGCCGGTTGGCGTCGTCGACGCGGGCCAGGGGGATCCGCCCGGCGTTCACCTCGCCGCGCAACAGGGTGAGGAACTTCTTGTAGTCGTGCGGGACCATGACCATGTCGACGCCGGCGTTGACGGCCGTGGTGATCTCGGCGCCGGTGAAGCCGCTCTGCCCGTCCAGCTGGTCGAGTGCGGCCCAGTCCGAGACGACGAAGCCGGTGAAGCCCAGCTCGCCCTTGAGCACGTCGGTGACCAGGTACTTGTGCGCGTGCGCGCGCACGCCGTTCCAGCTGCTGTAGGACAGCATGACCGAGCCCACGCCGCGGCGTACCGCCTCCTGGAAGGGCGGCAGGTGGATCGCGCGCAGCTCGGCCTCGGACAGCTCGGTGTTGCCCTGGTCGACGCCTCCGGTGGTGCCGCCGTCGCCGATGTAGTGCTTGGCGGTGGCCAGCACCGACGCCGGGTCGCCGCCCAGGGCCGTGCCCTGCATGCCGGTGACGAACGTGGCCATGGAGGTGGGCAGTTCGGGCTTCTCCCCGAACGACTCGTAGGTGCGGCCCCATCGGTCGTTGCGGGCCACGCACAGACAGGGCGCGAAGGACCAGTCGATGCCGGTACCGGCCACCTCCTCGGCCACCGCCCGTCCGACCCGCTGCACCAGCGCCGGGTCACGGGTGGCGCCGAGGCCGATGTTGTGCGGGAAGAGGGTGGCGCCGCGCACCGCGTTGTGACCGTGCACCGCGTCGATGCCGTAGATCATCGGAATGCCGAGCGGGGTGGTGAGGGCGGTGCGCTGGAGGGAGTCGTAGGTGTCGGCCCAGGTCTGGGCGTTGTTGGGGCTGACCGTCGAGTCGCCGCCGGAGAGCACCGAGCCGATGCGGTAGGTGGCGAGGTCGCTCTGCGGGACGAGCGCGTCCTTCTCGATCTGGGTCATCTGCCCGAGCTTGTCGTCGAGCGTCATCCGGGAGAGCAGGTCGGTGACCCGCTGGGGCACCGGAACGGAAGGGTCCTGGTACGGCAGGGCGGCGGCCGTCGGGACCGGGGCGGCGGCAAGACCGGTCACGGCGAGGGTCGCGGCGCACAGTGCGGCGACGAGGGCGGGGCGGCGGGCCCGGGAACGTAAGGGCCCGCTGGGGTGTGAGGTCGGCGGGCGGGGTGCGGACACGGTGCGGCTCGGGCTCATGGGGTGCGGCCTTTCCGGGTGCGGGCCGGAGGGGCGGACGTGGGGGCCGGGGCCCGTCCCGTCGGTGCGGGGAAGGGGGGCGGGCCCCGGTGGAGGCCGGTGCGGTGCGTCGGCGGGGGTCAGGCGCTGGTGCAGGCCGTGCCGTTCAGGGTGAATGCGCCGGGCTTGGCGAAGGTGCCGCTGTAGGTGCCCTGGAAGCCGAAGGTCTGGCTGCCGCCGGCGGCGATCTGCGCGTTGTGCGCCACGG
Above is a window of Streptomyces sp. NBC_00490 DNA encoding:
- a CDS encoding glycoside hydrolase family 3 N-terminal domain-containing protein; amino-acid sequence: MSPSRTVSAPRPPTSHPSGPLRSRARRPALVAALCAATLAVTGLAAAPVPTAAALPYQDPSVPVPQRVTDLLSRMTLDDKLGQMTQIEKDALVPQSDLATYRIGSVLSGGDSTVSPNNAQTWADTYDSLQRTALTTPLGIPMIYGIDAVHGHNAVRGATLFPHNIGLGATRDPALVQRVGRAVAEEVAGTGIDWSFAPCLCVARNDRWGRTYESFGEKPELPTSMATFVTGMQGTALGGDPASVLATAKHYIGDGGTTGGVDQGNTELSEAELRAIHLPPFQEAVRRGVGSVMLSYSSWNGVRAHAHKYLVTDVLKGELGFTGFVVSDWAALDQLDGQSGFTGAEITTAVNAGVDMVMVPHDYKKFLTLLRGEVNAGRIPLARVDDANRRILTKKFQLGLFEKPLTDRSLTPTVGSAEHRALARQAVRQSQVLLKNDGGILPLAKNAKLFVAGKSADDIGNQSGGWTLGWQGRSGPVTEGTTVLKGIRAAATDPSRITYDRYGNGIDASYTAAVAVVGETPYVEMHGDRPGGMGLDQEDLQTLSRLKASGVPVVVVLISGRPLDIAAQLPDWRALLAAWLPGTEGGGVSDVLFGDHAPTGKLPMTWMRSASQQPINDGDGKSPLFAYGHGLTYGTDPDPDPDPGPDPEPQPTSCTAQFKVVSAWSGGYQAEMTVKNSGSGPLTGWSVGWDLGGSTVTSLWNGSLTVAQGRATVRNAAHNGALSPGATTSFGFTANGGAGTPAPQCTGS